Proteins encoded in a region of the uncultured Paludibaculum sp. genome:
- a CDS encoding ElyC/SanA/YdcF family protein: protein MANSIRPSLRRPTGHRFAKYSLLLLAFALLWALSAWRLINHSARDRTYTAAASVPPRQVGLVLGCARQLANGRANAFFDNRILAAAQLYRAGKVRYLLVSGDKHGTGYDEPRDMKESLMAAGVPAERIYCDESGFTTRDSVLRARWIFGQTRLTIISQEFHNQRAIWLARQHGIDAIGFTAPEVASYGSFLTRCREVAARANLMLDVIGLRSTPKPTGQKLPIPP from the coding sequence GTGGCCAACTCCATCCGCCCTTCTCTTCGGCGCCCCACCGGACACAGGTTCGCTAAGTACAGCCTCCTCCTCCTGGCCTTCGCCCTTCTCTGGGCTCTTTCCGCTTGGCGGCTCATCAACCATAGCGCCAGGGACCGCACCTACACGGCCGCCGCCTCCGTACCGCCCCGCCAGGTTGGACTGGTCCTTGGTTGTGCTCGCCAACTCGCCAATGGCCGCGCCAACGCCTTCTTCGACAATCGGATCCTCGCGGCGGCGCAACTCTACCGAGCGGGCAAGGTTCGCTACCTCCTGGTCAGTGGCGACAAGCATGGAACTGGCTACGACGAGCCCAGGGACATGAAGGAGAGTCTGATGGCTGCCGGAGTCCCCGCCGAGCGCATCTACTGTGACGAGTCCGGCTTCACCACCCGCGATTCGGTGCTTCGGGCGCGGTGGATCTTCGGCCAGACGCGCCTGACGATCATCTCGCAGGAATTTCACAACCAGCGCGCCATCTGGCTCGCTCGACAACACGGCATCGACGCCATAGGCTTCACCGCGCCCGAAGTGGCCTCCTACGGCAGCTTCCTCACCCGCTGCCGCGAAGTCGCGGCTCGAGCCAACCTGATGCTCGATGTCATCGGGCTCCGTTCCACCCCAAAACCTACAGGCCAGAAGTTGCCAATCCCACCGTAG
- a CDS encoding glycoside hydrolase family 43 protein, translating to MLNRWWALLLAAPLLAQTPVRTGLQFNDFYLHDPFIVAHKATETYYLYCGAGARQLGGQRAGVITYKSKDLLHWDGPYKVFEVPDGLWADPAEGVWAPEVHLYRGKYYLLATLHNSKSPLPYADEDKLPVYNGKKAKPHMRGTQIFVADSPDGPFAPLSNSPAPPEDLMTLDGTLFVEGGAPYMVYAHEWIQVLDGTMEAVPLKRDLSARAGEPFLLFKASEAPWVSEQEKKPEKPQNYVTDGPCLYRTKKGKLLMLWSSYRDGLYVETLAYSASGKLRGPWKQGEVLVGNDSGHGMLFESFDGELMMVLHQPFRQARGKLFEMEDTGDTVRIVRQVVK from the coding sequence ATGCTCAATAGATGGTGGGCGCTGTTGCTGGCCGCGCCGCTGCTTGCCCAGACTCCGGTGAGGACGGGCCTCCAGTTCAACGACTTCTATCTGCACGACCCGTTCATCGTCGCTCACAAGGCGACCGAAACTTACTATTTGTACTGCGGCGCCGGCGCCCGCCAGTTAGGCGGACAGAGAGCTGGCGTGATCACTTACAAAAGCAAAGATCTGCTGCACTGGGACGGTCCCTACAAAGTATTTGAAGTGCCCGATGGGCTGTGGGCCGATCCGGCCGAAGGAGTGTGGGCTCCAGAGGTGCATCTGTACCGCGGCAAATATTACCTGCTGGCGACGCTCCACAACAGCAAGAGTCCCTTGCCCTATGCGGACGAAGACAAGCTACCGGTCTACAACGGAAAGAAGGCAAAGCCGCACATGCGTGGGACGCAGATCTTCGTGGCGGACTCGCCGGACGGACCGTTTGCACCGCTGAGCAACAGCCCGGCTCCTCCGGAGGATCTGATGACGCTGGATGGCACGTTGTTCGTCGAGGGCGGCGCGCCGTACATGGTGTACGCGCACGAGTGGATCCAGGTGCTGGACGGAACCATGGAGGCAGTGCCCTTGAAGCGGGACCTGTCGGCGCGGGCGGGCGAGCCATTCCTATTATTCAAGGCATCGGAGGCGCCGTGGGTCAGCGAGCAGGAGAAAAAGCCGGAGAAGCCGCAGAACTACGTCACGGATGGCCCGTGTCTTTACAGAACAAAGAAGGGCAAGCTGCTGATGCTGTGGTCGAGCTATCGCGACGGGCTGTATGTGGAGACGCTGGCGTACTCGGCATCAGGCAAACTGCGCGGCCCCTGGAAGCAAGGCGAGGTACTGGTGGGCAACGACAGCGGTCACGGCATGCTGTTCGAGTCGTTTGATGGCGAGCTGATGATGGTGCTGCATCAGCCGTTTCGGCAGGCCCGGGGCAAGCTGTTCGAGATGGAAGATACCGGGGATACCGTGCGGATTGTGCGGCAGGTTGTGAAGTGA
- a CDS encoding FtsX-like permease family protein — translation MGAAKETVLSLDPSMGFEWKPLSTQLEESLLREKLLAVLSGAFGFLAALLATLGLYGVIAYMVARRRNEIGVRIALGANRAHVIRLVLREAFLLLGIGLPIGLVLSLWAGKAAASMLYGLPAQDFVSLAAASALLGLIAFVASYVPARRAAALDPVTTLRGE, via the coding sequence ATGGGCGCGGCGAAAGAGACGGTACTGTCGCTGGATCCGTCGATGGGCTTTGAGTGGAAACCCCTGTCCACTCAATTGGAAGAGTCGCTGCTGCGCGAGAAGCTGCTGGCCGTGTTATCCGGCGCCTTTGGATTTCTGGCGGCGCTGCTGGCGACGCTCGGATTGTATGGGGTCATCGCGTACATGGTGGCTCGGCGGCGCAACGAGATCGGGGTGCGCATTGCCCTTGGGGCAAACCGGGCCCACGTGATCCGGCTTGTGCTGCGAGAGGCGTTCCTGCTGCTGGGCATCGGCCTTCCGATTGGACTCGTTCTCTCTCTTTGGGCGGGCAAGGCCGCGGCGTCCATGCTGTATGGCTTGCCGGCGCAGGACTTCGTTTCGCTGGCGGCGGCGAGTGCATTGCTCGGCTTGATTGCTTTCGTAGCGAGTTACGTGCCGGCGAGAAGGGCGGCCGCGTTGGACCCGGTGACTACATTGCGCGGCGAGTGA
- a CDS encoding ABC transporter permease yields MPWYRRWRNVFRPEALDDDLERELQYHLAETVDRLTEAGLTEREALREARRRLGNYTLQKERTRAMNVAGWLDETRADLQYGMRQLKRNPGFAAVAILSLALGIGANTAIFQLVNAIRLKTLPVQQPQQLVTIDFQEGAARAGWWPTRSAVMTHPEWEEIRSRQQAFSGMLAWSVARFNLTNGGEPRFAEGLFVSGDFFRQLGVEAMLGRTFTTADDSPACSAGAVVSYAFWKREFGGDPGVLGRSVTLDGHSIPVIGVTPPEFFGVEVGSRYDVAVPLCVDRLMSEDGRGRAPQLATWWLAAMGRLKPGWTVKMADTHLRALSPAVMRASLPTGYQPELAKRYLANQLTAVAADTGTSALRAEYERPLWLLMAATSLVLLIACANLANLLLARATVRAPEIAVRLAIGASRWRLIRQLLAESLLLAISGTVLGAVLALGLSRALVGFLSTSGNPVFVDVALDCRVLSFAAALSLLTCVLFGLLPAWRGTHLAPASAMRGGARGATAGREQFALRRALLSTQVALSLVLLVGALLFVRSLHNLMTVDTGFQSEGVLALSVDYSRSHYPMERRSAIAHELANRLSAVPGVLSLAQVDKTPVSGENWDNLVGVQSATAATGGRTSFFTQVSSGYFRTMSTRLVAGRDFNEHDNLTAPKVAIVNEVFAKRLFGATNPIGRTFHMAADAGHAEPVFEIVGLVANTKYASLKEEFRPIAYFPLAQSARPGNTAAFVLRVSGRLAA; encoded by the coding sequence ATGCCCTGGTACCGGCGTTGGCGCAATGTGTTTCGGCCGGAAGCGCTCGACGATGATCTGGAACGAGAGCTGCAATATCACCTGGCCGAGACAGTGGATCGGCTGACGGAAGCGGGCCTGACGGAGCGCGAAGCACTGCGCGAGGCGCGGCGGCGGCTGGGGAACTACACGTTGCAGAAGGAGAGGACTCGGGCTATGAATGTGGCCGGATGGCTGGATGAGACGCGCGCCGATTTGCAGTACGGTATGCGGCAGTTGAAGCGGAACCCGGGCTTCGCGGCCGTTGCCATCCTCTCGCTGGCGCTGGGGATTGGCGCAAACACGGCGATTTTCCAACTGGTCAACGCGATTCGGCTGAAGACGCTGCCGGTACAGCAACCGCAGCAGTTGGTCACGATCGATTTCCAGGAGGGCGCGGCACGCGCCGGATGGTGGCCCACTCGCAGTGCAGTGATGACCCACCCCGAATGGGAGGAGATCCGCAGCCGGCAGCAAGCGTTTTCCGGCATGTTGGCCTGGAGCGTCGCGCGGTTCAACCTGACCAACGGCGGCGAGCCGCGCTTCGCCGAGGGGCTGTTTGTGAGCGGCGACTTCTTCCGGCAGTTGGGGGTTGAAGCCATGCTCGGCCGCACGTTCACGACGGCAGACGACAGCCCGGCCTGCAGCGCCGGCGCGGTGGTCAGCTATGCGTTCTGGAAGCGAGAGTTCGGCGGCGACCCGGGTGTACTGGGGCGCAGTGTCACGCTGGATGGACATTCGATCCCGGTGATCGGTGTCACGCCGCCGGAGTTCTTCGGTGTGGAAGTGGGCAGCCGGTATGACGTAGCCGTGCCGCTTTGCGTGGACCGGTTGATGTCTGAGGATGGGCGGGGCCGAGCTCCGCAACTGGCCACATGGTGGCTTGCGGCCATGGGTCGGCTCAAGCCGGGCTGGACGGTTAAAATGGCCGACACACATCTGCGCGCACTTTCGCCGGCCGTCATGCGCGCGTCGCTGCCCACCGGCTACCAGCCGGAACTCGCCAAGCGCTACCTCGCGAATCAACTGACTGCTGTCGCGGCGGACACGGGTACATCCGCACTACGCGCTGAGTACGAACGCCCCTTGTGGCTGCTGATGGCCGCAACGAGCCTGGTTCTGTTGATCGCCTGCGCCAATCTGGCGAATCTACTGCTGGCGCGAGCCACGGTGCGAGCGCCGGAGATCGCCGTACGGCTAGCCATCGGCGCTTCGCGCTGGCGACTCATCCGGCAACTGCTGGCGGAAAGCCTGCTGCTGGCCATCTCTGGGACCGTGCTGGGCGCTGTTCTGGCGTTGGGCCTGAGTCGCGCCTTGGTCGGCTTCCTGAGCACTTCGGGCAATCCGGTCTTCGTCGACGTGGCCCTGGATTGTCGGGTGCTGTCGTTTGCGGCGGCGCTGTCGCTGCTGACCTGTGTTCTGTTCGGGCTTCTGCCTGCGTGGCGGGGCACGCATCTGGCTCCGGCTTCCGCGATGCGCGGAGGCGCTCGAGGGGCGACGGCGGGCCGCGAGCAGTTCGCCCTGCGCCGTGCGCTGCTCTCCACACAGGTGGCTCTGTCGCTGGTGCTGCTGGTGGGTGCTCTGCTGTTTGTGCGGAGCCTGCACAACCTGATGACCGTGGACACGGGCTTCCAGTCAGAGGGCGTGCTCGCGCTGTCGGTCGACTACAGTCGTTCGCACTATCCGATGGAGCGCCGCTCGGCCATTGCCCACGAACTGGCGAACCGCCTCTCGGCTGTGCCGGGCGTGCTGTCGCTGGCGCAAGTCGACAAGACTCCCGTGAGCGGGGAAAACTGGGACAATCTGGTTGGTGTTCAGAGTGCGACGGCGGCGACGGGTGGGCGAACGTCCTTTTTCACCCAGGTGAGCTCAGGGTATTTCCGGACGATGAGCACGCGACTGGTGGCAGGCCGTGACTTCAATGAGCACGACAATCTCACCGCGCCTAAGGTGGCGATTGTGAACGAAGTGTTCGCCAAGCGGTTGTTCGGAGCCACCAATCCGATTGGGCGCACGTTCCACATGGCCGCCGACGCGGGCCACGCGGAGCCTGTGTTCGAGATCGTGGGCCTGGTGGCCAATACCAAGTACGCATCGCTGAAGGAGGAGTTTCGGCCCATCGCCTACTTCCCCCTCGCGCAGAGTGCCCGGCCGGGCAACACGGCGGCCTTTGTGCTGAGGGTGTCTGGGCGGTTGGCCGCCTGA
- a CDS encoding PadR family transcriptional regulator, translating to MPKSRNDKLQGTLTLLVLRTLASRGALHGYGLCEHIHTVSDELLQVEEGSLYPALHRMEQDGWITAEWRVTNKGRSAKFYAITARGQQQLADEQATWDRLTRGVTRVLRYS from the coding sequence ATGCCAAAGAGCCGGAACGATAAGCTGCAGGGCACACTGACGCTGCTGGTGCTGCGCACGCTGGCGTCGCGCGGGGCGCTGCATGGTTACGGATTGTGCGAGCACATCCACACGGTCTCGGACGAGTTACTACAGGTGGAAGAGGGCTCGCTCTATCCGGCATTGCATCGCATGGAGCAGGACGGCTGGATTACGGCGGAATGGCGAGTCACGAATAAGGGCCGCAGCGCCAAGTTCTACGCCATCACGGCTCGCGGGCAGCAGCAACTGGCGGACGAGCAGGCGACGTGGGATCGATTGACACGCGGCGTCACACGCGTGCTGCGGTATTCGTGA
- a CDS encoding peroxiredoxin, whose translation MKQIWMIVTAAAVISGTAAFSAEMPQAGQQAPEFSLPSQEGANVALKEFRGKWVVLYFYPKDMTQGCTIEAHNFQRDLAKYEEKNAAILGVSVDSVDSHKEFCTKESLTFKLLADSGKKVVEEYGSLNQRGMASRNTFLIDPKGKIAKVWTGVSPAKHSEEVLAALGEMK comes from the coding sequence ATGAAACAAATCTGGATGATCGTCACCGCCGCGGCAGTGATTTCTGGAACTGCCGCGTTTTCCGCTGAAATGCCGCAGGCCGGCCAGCAAGCACCGGAATTCTCCCTGCCTTCCCAGGAAGGCGCCAACGTCGCCCTGAAGGAGTTTCGTGGGAAGTGGGTGGTGCTGTATTTCTACCCGAAGGACATGACACAGGGGTGCACCATTGAGGCGCATAACTTCCAAAGGGACCTGGCCAAGTACGAGGAGAAGAACGCCGCGATTTTGGGCGTCAGCGTCGATTCCGTCGACAGCCACAAGGAGTTTTGCACCAAGGAGAGCCTGACCTTCAAACTGCTGGCGGACTCCGGCAAGAAAGTGGTTGAGGAGTACGGCTCACTGAACCAGCGCGGAATGGCCTCACGCAACACATTTCTGATCGACCCCAAGGGGAAGATCGCGAAGGTGTGGACGGGTGTCAGCCCGGCCAAGCACAGCGAAGAGGTGCTGGCGGCACTTGGTGAGATGAAGTAA
- a CDS encoding DUF3142 domain-containing protein gives MRLPEVVLLLLASLGLSACLGSRQPPHVSWTTGFWFWEGSDLDPTYSGKPLDVLFVQAGHIRSDTDPRPGAERVERWYAYGQLPDEMPAARDYWLVYRYERQGVPGLPAAAQLAEELTRLQSEARQRNLHVVGIQLDIDSPTSALPRYAEFLAAVRKGLPPGFEISITALLDWFRTGTAIAGVIQQVDEFVPQFYDVGDPSLISRQVAIAARIDPQRWDPIFNRFHKRFRIGISTFGRTRLVHNAATTQTGNYRLELYGDLQPLDLAANPGFELRAERNQADETILNYRASRKLRLGYEDLEPGDTLQFILSTPESIRAAVHNARQIKGYNAGVVFFRWPAENETWALQPDEVLDTVSEMEAADKPPAARPARVHVVPGGCAVVECADLYLESPGPLAPLEVCYRIHASIPLEYFLPQPNIPARLAGSSDVAVALPPYCGRGRLYLGRAVSSRHAEYSVEVEP, from the coding sequence GTGCGTTTACCGGAAGTGGTTCTGTTGTTGCTTGCCTCGCTCGGTCTGTCCGCCTGCCTCGGGTCCCGCCAGCCCCCGCACGTAAGTTGGACCACCGGCTTCTGGTTCTGGGAAGGCAGTGACCTCGACCCGACCTACTCCGGCAAGCCGCTGGACGTCCTCTTCGTCCAGGCCGGACACATCCGTTCAGACACGGATCCCCGTCCCGGAGCGGAGCGCGTAGAGCGCTGGTACGCCTATGGACAATTGCCAGATGAGATGCCGGCGGCGCGCGACTACTGGCTCGTCTACCGCTATGAGCGGCAAGGCGTACCAGGACTGCCGGCCGCCGCCCAACTCGCTGAAGAACTCACCCGCCTGCAATCCGAGGCGCGCCAGCGGAACCTCCATGTGGTGGGCATCCAGCTCGATATCGACAGCCCGACATCGGCCCTGCCGCGCTATGCCGAGTTCCTGGCCGCCGTGCGAAAAGGCCTGCCCCCGGGCTTCGAGATCTCCATCACCGCACTGCTCGACTGGTTCCGCACCGGCACCGCCATCGCCGGCGTCATCCAGCAGGTGGACGAGTTCGTTCCGCAGTTCTACGACGTGGGCGATCCGTCCCTAATTTCCAGGCAAGTCGCCATCGCGGCCCGCATCGACCCCCAGCGCTGGGACCCCATCTTCAACCGGTTTCACAAACGCTTCCGCATCGGCATCTCGACCTTCGGCCGGACGCGTCTCGTCCACAACGCCGCCACCACGCAAACCGGCAACTACCGTCTCGAGCTCTACGGTGATCTTCAGCCCCTCGACCTCGCCGCCAACCCCGGGTTCGAACTCCGGGCCGAGCGCAATCAGGCGGACGAGACCATCCTGAACTACCGGGCCTCGCGGAAGCTCCGCCTCGGCTATGAAGACCTCGAGCCTGGCGACACCCTCCAGTTCATCCTCTCCACCCCGGAATCGATCCGCGCGGCCGTCCACAATGCGCGCCAGATCAAGGGCTACAACGCTGGAGTGGTCTTCTTCCGCTGGCCGGCGGAGAACGAAACCTGGGCCTTGCAGCCCGACGAAGTCCTGGACACGGTCAGCGAGATGGAGGCCGCGGACAAACCACCCGCCGCCCGCCCGGCCCGCGTCCACGTCGTCCCCGGGGGCTGCGCCGTCGTCGAATGTGCGGACCTCTACCTCGAAAGCCCGGGCCCCCTCGCCCCACTCGAGGTGTGCTACCGCATCCACGCCTCCATCCCGCTGGAGTACTTTCTACCTCAGCCGAACATACCTGCCCGGCTCGCCGGCTCCTCGGACGTCGCGGTCGCACTGCCGCCCTACTGCGGGCGCGGGCGGTTATACCTCGGCCGCGCCGTCAGCTCGCGGCATGCCGAATACTCCGTGGAGGTGGAACCGTGA